The Gemmatimonadota bacterium nucleotide sequence GGGCGGCCATCGCCATCGCCATCGGTGCCGCCGAAAGCATGAAGGACCACGACATCCGGCCCGCGGGCGATGTCTACCTCGTGATGACCACCTGCGAGGAGATCGGCGGCCACGGCGCCGCGTACGCCGCGCGGACCCTGCCCGGCGACGTATCGCTGGCCGTGGATTCCGGCCCGGCCTGCGAGGAATACGGTGTGGCGCTTACGGACGAACCCATCGTGGTCTACGGTGACGGGCGGGGACTCTACGACAAGGCCGTCGCAGACCGCCTTCTGGCGTGCGGGCGAGCGTTGGACATGGACCCTCAGTGCGCGTACTGGCAGAGCTACGCCTCGGACGCCACCATGGCGAAGTCCGTGGGACAGACGCCCCAGGCTGGTCTGCTGTGCATCCCCACGGAGAACACCCACGGTTTCGAGATCATACCCCGAAACAGTTTGATCCGGTGCGCCGCCCTGCTGGCGGCCTACCTTGAAAAACCCGAGTAACTGAAAGGAGCGGAGGACCTTCATGCCCCTGAAAGTCACCAACGTGGAACGCTTCACCGTCAGCGTTCCGTTCACGCAGGGACAGCGGCCCATGGCGGAGCGGACGGTATACAACTGGTCCGTCTTCGAACTGTGCAAGGTTACCACCGACGCCGGCGTCGTGGGCTGGGGCGAAACCATCGTCCATTACATACATTCTCGGGTGACCGACCAGAGCGTGCAGCGCGTCATGGGTAAGAGCCCGGCGGACTTCATGCAGGACGATACGATCGGCGCCGGGTTGCAGATGGCCCTGTACGACGTGGTGGGCAAGGCGCTCGAGGTACCCTGCCACAAGTTGCTGGGCAACAAGGCGCGGGACTGGGTGCCCATATCCTGGTGGTCCAACGAGGGGCCGCCGGACGACTGGGTCCGGCAGGTACGGGACGCCGTGGACAACGGGTACACGACCATCAAGCTCAAACAGCGGCCATGGCACGACATCAACGAACAGATGTCGGCGATCGACGCCAATGTACCGCGCCACTTCCGGGTGGACCTCGACGCCAACGGTTCCATGCACAACGCGGCGGCGGCCATGCCCGTCATGCGCGGCCTGGAGCGGTTCGACATCGTGGCCATGTTCGAGACGCCCATACCGCAGACCGACATCCTGGGGAACCGCCAGTTGCGGCAGGTCATCGGCCGCCCCATCGCCATGCATTTCGGATCGCCGCCCTACACCACCACGATTCGCGAGGCGGTCTGCGACGGTTTCGTCGTCAGCGGCGGTGCCACGCGGGTGATGTACCAGGGCATCCTCAGCGCGGAAGCCAACATGCCCTTCTGGCTTCAGATGGTCG carries:
- a CDS encoding enolase gives rise to the protein MPLKVTNVERFTVSVPFTQGQRPMAERTVYNWSVFELCKVTTDAGVVGWGETIVHYIHSRVTDQSVQRVMGKSPADFMQDDTIGAGLQMALYDVVGKALEVPCHKLLGNKARDWVPISWWSNEGPPDDWVRQVRDAVDNGYTTIKLKQRPWHDINEQMSAIDANVPRHFRVDLDANGSMHNAAAAMPVMRGLERFDIVAMFETPIPQTDILGNRQLRQVIGRPIAMHFGSPPYTTTIREAVCDGFVVSGGATRVMYQGILSAEANMPFWLQMVGNGLTTTWAAHLGAVLTHATWPAITCINLYRHHLLKSPIEVVGGFHRVPDGPGLGVEVDEEAMNGFLVPDDVMRPFRDRDEPYDFPRPRFIRTAVFPDGHRVHFGNIRHGWELEAYTPGIRTEYWREDGTAEFDDLWRRTRESPVTEGSVAG